A region of Corvus cornix cornix isolate S_Up_H32 chromosome 3, ASM73873v5, whole genome shotgun sequence DNA encodes the following proteins:
- the DLL1 gene encoding delta-like protein 1, giving the protein MGGRFLLTLAVLSVLLSRCQVGSSGVFELKLQEFVNKKGLLSNRNCCRGGGPGAGGLQQCDCKTFFRVCLKHYQASVSPEPPCTYGSAITPVLGANSFSVPDGAGGADPAFSNPIRFPFGFTWPGTFSLIIEALHTDSPDDLTTENPERLISRLATQRHLAVGEEWSQDLHSSGRTDLKYSYRFVCDEHYYGEGCSVFCRPRDDAFGHFTCGERGEKVCNPGWKGQYCTEPICLPGCDEQHGFCDKPGECKCRVGWQGRYCDECIRYPGCLHGTCQQPWQCNCQEGWGGLFCNQDLNYCTHHKPCKNGATCTNTGQGSYTCSCRPGYTGSNCEIEINECDANPCKNGGSCTDLENSYSCTCPPGFYGKNCELSAMTCADGPCFNGGRCTDNPDGGYSCRCPLGYSGFNCEKKIDYCSSSPCANGAQCVDLGNSYICQCQAGFTGRHCDDNVDDCASFPCVNGGTCQDGINDYSCTCPPGYNGKNCSTPVSRCEHNPCHNGATCHERNNRYVCECARGYGGLNCQFLLPEPPQGPVIVDFTEKYTEGQNSQFPWIAVCAGIILVLMLLLGCAAVVVCVRLRVQKRHHQPDACRSETETMNNLANCQREKDISISVIGATQIKNTNKKVDFHSDNSDKNGYKVRYPSVDYNLVHELKNEDSVKEEHSKCEAKCETYDSEAEEKSAVQLKSDTSERKRPDSVYSTSKDTKYQSVYVISEEKDECIIATEV; this is encoded by the exons ATGGGAGGTCGGTTCCTGCTGACGCTCGCCGTCCTCTCGGTGCTGCTGAGCCGCTGCCAG GTCGGCTCCTCCGGGGTCTTCGAGCTGAAGCTGCAGGAGTTTGTCAATAAGAAGGGGCTGCTCAGCAACCGCAACTGCTGccgcgggggcggccccggcgccgGCGGGCTCCAGCAGTGCGACTGCAAGACCTTCTTCCGCGTCTGCCTCAAGCACTACCAGGCCAGCGTGTCCCCCGAGCCGCCCTGCACCTACGGCAGCGCCATCACCCCCGTCCTCGGCGCCAACTCCTTCAGCGTCCCCGACGGCGCGGGCGGCGCCGACCCCGCCTTCAGCAATCCCATCCGCTTCCCCTTCGGCTTCACCTGGCCC GGCACCTTCTCGCTCATCATTGAGGCGCTGCATACGGACTCACCTGACGACCTCACCACAG AAAACCCTGAGCGCCTCATCAGCCGCCTGGCCACCCAGAGACACTTGGCAGTGGGTGAAGAGTGGTCCCAGGACCTGCACAGCAGCGGCCGCACTGACCTCAAGTACTCCTATCGCTTCGTGTGCGACGAGCACTACTATGGAGAAGGCTGCTCTGTCTTCTGCCGTCCCCGGGATGATGCCTTTGGCCACTTCACCTGTGGGGAGCGTGGAGAGAAAGTCTGCAACCCGGGCTGGAAAGGCCAGTACTGCACTGAGC CGATTTGTTTGCCTGGATGTGATGAACAACACGGCTTTTGCGACAAGCCTGGGGAATGCAA ATGCAGAGTGGGCTGGCAGGGGCGATACTGTGATGAATGCATCCGATACCCAGGCTGCCTTCATGGTACCTGTCAGCAACCATGGCAGTGCAACTGCCAGGAAGGCTGGGGTGGTCTTTTCTGCAACCAGG ACCTGAACTACTGCACCCACCACAAGCCCTGCAAGAATGGTGCCACATGCACCAATACTGGTCAGGGGAGCTACACTTGTTCATGCCGCCCTGGGTACACAGGCTCCAACTGTGAGATTGAAATCAATGAATGTGATGCCAACCCATGCAAGAATGGTGGAAGCTGCACT GATCTTGAGAACAGCTATTCCTGTACCTGCCCCCCAGGCTTCTATGGGAAAAACTGTGAGCTAAGCGCAATGACTTGTGCTGATGGACCATGCTTCAATGGTGGGCGATGCACCGACAACCCTGATGGGGGTTACAGCTGCCGCTGCCCACTGGGTTATTCTGGGTTCAACTGTGAGAAGAAAATCGATTACTGCAGTTCCAGCCCTTGTGCTAATG GAGCCCAGTGCGTCGATCTGGGGAACTCTTACATATGCCAGTGCCAGGCTGGCTTCACTGGGAGACACTGTGATGATAATGTGGACGACTGTGCCTCCTTCCCCTGTGTCAATGGAGGGACCTGCCAGGATGGCATCAATGACTATTCCTGCACCTGCCCCCCAGGATACAACGGGAAGAACTGCAGCACCCCAGTGAGCAGATGCGAACACAACCCTTGCCACAACGGGGCCACCTGCCATGAAAGAAACAACCGCTATGTCTGTGAGTGTGCCCGGGGGTATGGTGGGCTCAACTGCCAGTTTCTGCTCCCTGAGCCGCCGCAGGGACCCGTCATCGTTGACTTCACTGAGAAGTACACGGAAGGCCAGAACTCCCAGTTCCCCTGGATCGCTGTCTGCGCTGGGATTATTCTGGtcctcatgctgctgctggggtgtgCTGCTGTGGTCGTCTGCGTCAGGCTCAGAGTGCAGAAGAGGCACCATCAGCCTGATGCCTGCAGGAGTGAGACTGAGACTATGAATAACCTGGCAAACTGCCAGCGCGAGAAGGACATTTCCATAAGTGTCATTGGTGCCACTCAgattaaaaacacaaataagaAAGTAGACTTTCACAGCGATAACTCTGATAAAAATGGTTACAAAGTCAGATACCCATCAGTGGATTACAATTTGGTGCATGAACTCAAAAATGAGGACTCAGTTAAGGAAGAGCACAGCAAATGTGAAGCCAAGTGTGAAACGTATGAttcagaggcagaggagaaaagtgCAGTACAACTAAAGAG TGATACTTCTGAAAGAAAGCGACCAGATTCAGTATATTCCACTTCAAAGGACACAAAGTACCAGTCGGTGTATGTCATATCAGAAGAGAAAGACGAGTGCATCATAGCAACTGAG GTGTAA